From a single Miscanthus floridulus cultivar M001 chromosome 8, ASM1932011v1, whole genome shotgun sequence genomic region:
- the LOC136473848 gene encoding uncharacterized protein: MVLMITDGVVAGGGGLRGGGGGARLSASSKKASLMFHDCYHDDDEDEEVGEDDEEEDGGAGNNDIKWYSMFQDLKPT, from the coding sequence ATGGTGCTCATGATCACCGACGGCGTCGTCGCCGGAGGGGGCGGGctcaggggcggcggcggcggcgcgaggctGTCAGCGTCGTCTAAGAAGGCGAGCCTGATGTTCCATGACTGCTACCACGAcgatgacgaggacgaggaggttggagaggacgacgaggaggaggacggtgGCGCCGGCAACAACGACATCAAGTGGTACTCCATGTTTCAGGACCTCAAACCCACGTGA
- the LOC136477437 gene encoding isoleucine--tRNA ligase, cytoplasmic-like, with protein sequence MLWSPGHRRIQGNGQMCSDGGAKSSGTTAALPFAAAAPSPETLAPFGATARIPAPVGATATVGVEAMDDVCEGKDFSFPQQEERVLELWAKLDAFHEQLRRTEGGEEFIFYDGPPFATGLPHYGHILAGTIKDVVTRHQSMRGRHVSRRFGWDCHGLPVEFEIDKALGITNRQQVFDLGIGKYNETCRSIVTKYVSEWEAMVTRTGRWIDFKNDYKTMDINFMESVWWVFGQLWEKDLVYKGFKVMPYSTGCKTALSNFEAALDYRAVPDPAVMVSFPIIGDADNAALVAWTTTPWTLPSNLALCVNANLMYAKVKDKSNGAVYVIAESRLGQLPVKAKASGKKQAPSKGSNAEAVQDGLDKESYELLAKIPGASLVGLKYTPLFDFFIELQETAFRVIADNYVTDDSGTGVVHCAPAFGEDDHRVCLAAGIFETAGLVVAVDDDGCFIEKISDFKGRYVKEADKDIINAVKDKGRLISKGSIEHSYPFCWRSGTPLIYRAVPSWFVKVEKIKDQLLECNKETYWVPDYVKEKRFHNWLEGARDWAVSRSRFWGTPLPLWISQDGEEIVVMDSIEKLEKLSGVKVTDLHRHYVDDITIPSKRGPEFGVLKRVDDVFDCWFESGSMPYAYIHYPFENRELFEKNFPGNFVAEGLDQTRGWFYTLMVLSTALFGKPAFKNLICNGLVLAEDGKKMSKSKKNYPPPKDLIDEFGADSLRLYLVNSPVVRAESLRFKRAGVFAVVKDVFLPWYNAYRFFVQNAKRLEVEGLASFSPMEQAVLLKSSNVLDHWINSATESLVSFVHQEMDAYRLYTVVPYLVKYIDYLTNIYVRLNRKRFKGRTGEEDCRISLSTLYHVLVTTCVVMAPFTPFFTEVLYQNLRKVSSKSEESIHFCKFPSTTGERDERVEQSVNRMVTIIDLARNIRERHNKALKTPLKEMVVVHPDNDFLEDITGKLKEYVMEEINVKTVTPCNDPLLYASLRAEPNFSVLGKRLGKDMGKVSNAVKKMTQEEILAFEKSGEISFFGHCLKLDDIKVIRQFKRPENVSEKEIDAAGDGDVLVILDLRADQSLFEAGVAREVVNRIQKLRKTAQLEPADPVDVYYESVGNDKNTLEEILKSHDQYIRDALGSPIVPKEMAPKDVVVLGEESHNVHDMLFVICIARSTPILSPDLLSHASGNSNHVEALRVYLLSRSLSRLKNQFQTGNGMITVTVDCIEGYPPISLQLGKHVFLSAGDFYLASRS encoded by the exons ATGCTCTGGAGTCCTGGTCACCGTCGGATACAAGGGAACGGCCAGATGTGCAGTGACGGTGGAGCAAAGTCATCCGGAACGACTGCAGCCCTACCTTTCGCCGCCGCCGCACCATCGCCCGAAACTCTAGCCCCCTTCGGCGCCACCGCTCGAATCCCAGCCCCCGTCGGCGCCACCGCGACCGTCGGAGTGGAGGCCATGGACGACGTGTGCGAGGGGAAGGATTTCTCCTTCCCGCAGCAGGAGGAGCGGGTGCTCGAGCTGTGGGCGAAGCTCGACGCCTTCCACGAGCAGCTCCGGCGCACGGAGGGCGGTGAGGAGTTCATCTTCTACGACGGCCCCCCCTTCGCCACGGGCCTGCCCCACTACGGCCACATACTCGCCGGCACCATCAAGGACGTGGTCACCCGGCACCAGTCGATGCGGGGCCGCCACGTCTCGCGACGCTTCGGGTGGGACTGTCACGGCCTCCCTGTCGAGTTTGAGATCGACAAGGCGCTCGGCATCACCAACCGGCAGCAGGTGTTCGACCTCGGCATCGGCAAGTACAACGAGACGTGCCGCAGCATCGTCACCAAGTACGTCTCCGAGTGGGAGGCCATGGTCACACGCACGGGGAGGTGGATTGACTTCAAGAACGACTACAAGACCATGGACATCAACTTCATGGAGAGCGTCTGGTGGGTGTTTGGGCAGCTCTGGGAGAAGGACCTCGTCTATAAGGGCTTCAAG GTCATGCCTTACAGCACAGGATGCAAAACTGCACTGTCAAACTTTGAGGCAGCACTGGACTATAGG GCTGTTCCTGACCCAGCGGTCATGGTATCCTTCCCTATTATTGGTGATGCGGACAATGCAGCTCTTGTTGCATGGACGACAACACCCTGGACACTTCCAAGTAACCTAGCGCTGTGTGTCAATGCCAATCTCATGTATGCAAAG GTTAAAGACAAATCAAATGGAGCAGTATATGTTATTGCAGAATCTAGGCTTGGGCAGTTACCCGTTAAGGCCAAAGCTTCAGGAAAGAAGCAGGCACCTTCAAAGGGAAGCAATGCTGAAGCTGTTCAGGATGGTTTGGACAAGGAATCATATGAGCTGTTGGCAAAGATTCCTGGGGCATCCTTGGTTGGCTTAAA ATATACTCCTCTATTTGATTTTTTCATTGAACTTCAAGAGACTGCCTTCAGAGTGATTGCGGATAACTATGTCACGGATGATAGTGGAACGGGTGTTGTCCATTGTGCTCCTGCTTTTGGTGAAGATGACCATCGTGTTTGCCTTGCTGCTGGCATATTTGAG ACTGCTGGACTTGTTGTCGCTGTTGATGATGACGGGTGCTTTATTGAAAAAATATCTGATTTTAAAGGGCGATATGTCAAAGAAGCcgacaaggatatcatcaatgctGTTAAG GATAAAGGAAGACTCATTAGTAAAGGGAGTATTGAGCACTCTTACCCATTTTGTTGGCGATCGGGTACTCCTCTTATTTATCGGGCTGTTCCAAGCTG GTTTGTCAAGGTTGAGAAGATTAAGGACCAGTTGCTGGAATGTAACAAGGAGACTTACTGGGTGCCTGACTATGTTAAG GAAAAAAGATTTCACAACTGGCTTGAAGGTGCTCGCGATTGGGCTGTTAGCAGAAGTAGATTCTGGGGTACTCCACTTCCATTGTGGATAAGTCAAGATGGTGAAGAAATTGTTGTTATGGATTCTATcgagaagcttgaaaaattatcTGGAGTCAAG GTCACGGATCTTCACCGAcactatgttgatgatattacaATTCCCTCTAAGAGAGGACCCGAGTTTGGGGTGCTCAAACGTGTTGATGAT GTTTTCGACTGCTGGTTCGAGAGTGGGTCAATGCCATATGCCTACATTCACTATCCATTTGAGAATCGGGAACTATTTGAAAAGAACTTTCCTGGCAATTTTGTGGCAGAGGGTTTGGATCAAACTCGTGGATG GTTCTATACTTTGATGGTTCTATCAACAGCACTGTTTGGGAAGCCTGCATTTAAGAATCTTATATGCAATGGCCTTGTCTTGGCTGAGGATGGTAAGAAAATGAGCAAGAGTAAAAAGAACTATCCTCCACCCAAAGATCTCATTGACGAGTTTGGAGCG GATTCTCTGCGACTATATTTGGTAAACTCTCCAGTTGTACGTGCAGAGTCTCTACGATTCAAACGTGCTGGTGTCTTTGCTGTT GTGAAAGATGTCTTCCTCCCATGGTATAACGCATACAGATTCTTTGTCCAAAATGCAAAGAGACTGGAAGTTGAGGGTCTTGCCTCATTTTCTCCGATGGAACAAGCGGTACTTCTGAAGTCATCCAATGTGTTGGATCACTGGATAAACTCTGCAACTGAAAGTCTAGTTAGCTTTGTTCACCAGGAGATGGATGCATATCGGCTTTACACG GTTGTGCCGTATTTGGTAAAATACATTGACTACCTTACTAACATATATGTGCGTTTGAACCGCAAACGATTCAAAGGACGTACTGGAGAAGAAGACTGCAGAATTTCTCTTTCAACACTCTACCAT GTTCTTGTAACAACATGCGTGGTGATGGCTCCATTTACACCATTCTTTACTGAAGTTCTTTATCAAAATTTGCGGAAGGTGTCAAGTAAATCTGAGGAGAGCATTCACTTCTGCAAGTTCCCTTCCACAACTGGCGAG AGAGATGAGCGTGTTGAGCAAAGTGTAAATAGGATGGTGACCATCATTGATCTTGCACGTAATATTCGTGAGCGGCATAACAAAGCTCTCAAAACACCACTCAA GGAGATGGTGGTTGTGCATCCAGACAATGACTTTCTTGAAGACATCACTGGCAAACTAAAAGAG TATGTCATGGAGGAAATCAATGTTAAGACTGTCACTCCATGTAATGATCCCTTGCTGTACGCTTCTCTGCGAGCCGAGCCTAATTTCAG CGTGCTAGGAAAAAGACTTGGAAAAGACATGGGCAAAGTATCAAATGCGGTGAAGAAGATGACTCAGGAAGAGATCTTGGCCTTTGAAAAGAGTGGAGAGATTTCATTCTTCGGTCATTGCTTGAAGCTAGATGATATCAAG gtcatccGACAATTCAAGCGTCCTGAAAACGTGTCAGAGAAGGAGATTGATGCTGCAGGAGATG GTGATGTTTTAGTCATTTTAGATCTACGAGCTGACCAGTCATTGTTTGAAGCTGGAGTGGCTCGAGAG GTTGTGAACAGGATTCAGAAATTACGGAAGACTGCTCAGCTTGAACCTGCTGATCCAGTTGATGTGTATTACGAATCTGTGGGCAATGACAAAAACACACTGGAAGAGATTTTGAAGTCACAT GATCAGTATATAAGAGACGCACTTGGTTCGCCAATTGTTCCAAAGGAAATGGCACCAAAAGATGTT GTAGTACTTGGTGAGGAGTCGCACAATGTACATGACATGTTATTtgtcatatgcattgcaaggtcCACCCCAATTCTGTCACCAGATCTTCTTTCTCATGCCTCAG GCAACAGCAATCATGTGGAGGCGTTGAGAGTGTATCTTCTGTCAAGGTCTCTTTCCAGATTGAAGAACCAGTTCCAAACTGGAAATGGCATG ATTACGGTCACGGTCGACTGCATTGAAGGTTATCCACCAATCAGTTTACAGCTAGGGAAGCATGTTTTTCTAAGTGCAGGGGATTTTTATCTGGCTAGTCGATCCTAA